A region of Aedes albopictus strain Foshan unplaced genomic scaffold, AalbF5 HiC_scaffold_167, whole genome shotgun sequence DNA encodes the following proteins:
- the LOC109420863 gene encoding spectrin alpha chain isoform X2: MEQFTPKEVKILESAEDIQERREQVLNRYNEFKVETRHKREKLEDSRRFQYFKRDSDELESWIHEKLQAASEESYRDPTNLQAKIQKHQAFEAEVSAHSNAIVVLDNTGQEMINQHHFASDTIQRRLDELHRLWELLLSRLAEKGMKLQQALVLVQFLRHCEEVMFWIKDKEAFVTADEFGQDLEHVEVLQRKFDEFQKDMASQEYRVTEVNELADKLLSNGHPERETITRKKEELNEAWQRLKQLAILRQEKLFGAHEIQRFNRDADETVAWIAEKDVVLSSDDYGRDLASVQALQRKHEGVERDLAALEDKVATLGAEAGRLCSIHADHSDQIREKQAEIAAYWQSLTAKAKERKQKLDESYFLHRFLADFRDLVSWINGMKAIISADELAKDVAGAEALLERHQEHKGEIDARGDSFKVTTEAGRQLLEREHYAAAEVQEKLAALESDKSSLLALWEERRILYEQCMDLQLFYRDTEQADTWMAKQEAFLANEDLGDSLDSVEALIKKHEDFEKSLAAQEEKIKALDVFATKLIDGQHYAADDVAQRRSMLLARRSALLEKSSVRRQLLEDSSALQQFERDCDETKGWISEKLKFATDDSYLDPTNLNGKVQKHTNFEHELTANKSRIEDITTNGQNLVEKGHYGADQINSRMQEIVTLWESLVQASDKKGCKLQEASQQQQFNRTVEDIELWLSEVEGQLMSEDYGKDLTSVQNLQKKHGLLEADVMAHQDRIEGIKVAANKFVESGHFDADNIRNKESALSKRYGALATPMAERKQRLLDSLQVQQLFRDLEDEAAWIREKEPVAASTNRGRDLIGVQNLIKKHQAVLAEINNHENRVAGVIANGEQMLTEQPFATEDIKLRLDAVKDQWNSLKDKANQRKQDLEDSLQAHQYFADANEAESWMREKEPIVSNQDYGKDEDSSEALLKKHEALVSDLEAFGNTIQALQEQAKNCRQQETPVVDITGKECVMALYDYTEKSPREVSMKKGDVLTLLNSNNKDWWKVEVNDRQGFVPAAYIKKIDPGLSASQQNLVDGHSISKRQAQINSQYDNLLALARERQNKLNETVKAYVLVREAADLSAWIRDKESHAQIKDVGEDLEEVEVMQKKFDDFNDDLKANEVRLAKLNEIAVQLTSLGQTEAALKIKTQIQTLNEEWATLQTITQERASQLGSAHEVQRFHRDVDETKDWIGEKDTALTNDDLGKDLRGVQTLQRKHEGLERDLAALRDKIRQLDETANRLMQSHPETAEQTYAKQKEINEEWQQVVAKTQQRKEKLLDSYDLQRFLSDYRDLMAWISSMMGLVTSEELANDVTGAEALIERHQNHRAEIDFRYGIPQEHRTEVDARAGTFAAFDQFGAELLQANHYASPEIQEKIENLAKAREDLEHAWTARRLQLDQNLDLQLYLRDCEQAENWMSAREAFLNAEEVDSKGDNVEALIKKHEDFDKAINGHEEKIAALQVLADQLIAQEHYAGKLIDDKRADVLDRWRHLKEDLIEKRSRLGDEQTLQQFSRDADEIENWIAEKLQLATEESYKDPANIQSKHQKHQAFEAELAANADRIQSVLAMGSNLIDKNQCSGSEDAVQKRLTQIADQWEYLTQKTTEKSLKLKEANKQRTYIAAVKDLDFWLGEVESLLTSEDAGKDLASVQNLMKKHQLVEADIHAHEDRIKDMNAQADSLVESGQFDSAGIQEKRQSINERYERICNLAAHRQARLNEANTLHQFFRDIADEESWIKEKKLLVGSDDYGRDLTGVQNLKKKHKRLEAELASHEPAIQAVQEAGEKLMDVSNLGVPEIEQRLKALNQAWAELKSLAATRGQKLDESLIYQQFLAKVEEEEAWITEKQQLLSVEDYGDSMAAVQGLLKKHDAFETDFAAHRDRCADIHDNGQTLVTNNNHHGESISQRCTQLDKKLENLQALATRRKNALLDNFAYLQFMWKADVVESWIADKENHVKSEEFGRDLSTVQTLLTKQETFDAGLSAFEQEGIHNITALKDQLINANHAQSAAILKRHEDVLTRWQKLRADSEARKYRLLAMQEQFRQIEDLYLTFAKKASAFNSWFENAEEDLTDPVRCNSIEEIKALREAHAQFQASLSSAQYDFQALADLDRKIKSFNVGPNPYTWFTMEALEDTWRNLQKIIEERDAELAKEVHRQEENDKLRKEFAKHANLFHQWLTETRTSLMEGSGSLEEQFEALCHKANEIRARRGDLKKIEELGATLEEHLILDNRYTEHSTVGLAQQWDQLDQLAMRMQHNLKQQIQARNQSGVSEDSLKEFSMMFKHFDKDKSGKLNHQEFKSCLRALGYDLPMVEEGQPDPEFEEILNVVDPNRDGHVSLQEYIAFMISKETENVQSYEEIENAFRAITASDRPYVTKDELYSNLTKDMADYCVQRMKPFNDPKTGHPITGALDYVEFTRTLFQN; the protein is encoded by the exons AAAGCTGGATCCACGAGAAACTGCAGGCCGCATCGGAGGAAAGCTACCGCGATCCCACCAATTTGCAAGCCAAGATCCAGAAGCACCAGGCGTTCGAGGCTGAAGTTTCGGCCCATAGCAATGCGATCGTGGTGTTGGACAATACCGGTCAGGAGATGATCAACCAACACCATTTCGCTTCGGACACGATCCAGCGTCGGTTGGATGAATTGCACCGTTTGTGGGAACTGTTGCTGTCCCGGCTGGCTGAAAAGGGAATGAAGCTGCAGCAGGCTCTGGTTTTGGTGCAATTTTTGCGCCACTGCGAGGAAGTTATGTTCTGGATCAAGGACAAGGAAGCCTTCGTAACGGCCGACGAATTCGGTCAAGATCTGGAGCATGTCGAAGTTCTGCAACGGAAATTTGATGAGTTCCAAAAGGACATGGCTTCGCAGGAGTATCGTGTTACTGAAGTCAACGAGCTGGCTGACAAGCTGCTTTCCAATGGACACCCGGAGCGGGAAACCATCACCCGCAAGAAGGAAGAATTGAATGAGGCTTGGCAACGTCTGAAGCAGCTGGCAATTTTGCGTCAGGAAAAACTCTTTGGCGCCCATGAAATTCAACGTTTCAATCGCGATGCTGACGAAACCGTTGCTTGGATTGCCGAAAAGGATGTTGTTCTATCCTCGGATGATTATGGACGTGACTTGGCTAGTGTACAAGCTCTGCAACGCAAGCACGAAGGTGTAGAGCGTGACCTAGCCGCCCTGGAAGATAAGGTGGCTACTTTGGGAGCTGAAGCCGGTCGCTTATGTAGCATCCACGCCGATCATAGTGATCAGATTCGCGAGAAGCAAGCGGAAATTGCTGCCTACTGGCAATCGCTGACTGCCAAGGCCAAGGAACGCAAGCAAAAACTAGACGAATCATACTTCTTGCATCGCTTCTTGGCTGATTTCCGTGATTTGGTTTCATGGATCAATGGAATGAAGGCCATCATCTCGGCTGATGAATTGGCAAAGGACGTCGCAGGAGCTGAAGCTTTGCTCGAGCGCCACCAGGAGCACAAAGGAGAAATCGATGCCCGCGGAGATAGTTTCAAGGTGACCACTGAGGCTGGACGTCAGCTGTTGGAACGCGAGCATTACGCCGCCGCCGAAGTGCAGGAAAAGTTAGCGGCTCTGGAGAGCGACAAGAGCTCCCTTCTGGCTCTTTGGGAAGAGCGCCGCATTTTGTACGAGCAGTGTATGGATCTCCAACTGTTCTATCGTGACACCGAGCAAGCAGATACATGGATGGCCAAGCAGGAAGCTTTCCTGGCTAATGAAGATCTTGGTGATTCGTTGGATTCCGTTGAAGCACTCATCAAGAAGCATGAGGACTTTGAGAAGAGCTTGGCCGCTCAGGAGGAGAAGATCAAGGCCTTGGATGTCTTCGCTACGAAGTTGATCGATGGTCAGCATTACGCTGCCGATGATGTCGCTCAACGTCGTTCGATGTTGCTGGCTCGTCGTTCGGCCTTGCTTGAAAAGTCTTCTGTACGTCGTCAACTGTTGGAAGATTCCAGTGCTTTGCAGCAGTTCGAACGTGACTGCGATGAGACCAAGGGTTGGATCAGCGAAAAGCTCAAGTTTGCTACGGATGACAGCTATTTAGATCCCACCAATCTGAACGGCAAAGTCCAAAAACATACCAACTTTGAACATGAGCTGACGGCCAACAAGAGTCGCATCGAAGACATTACTACCAATGGTCAGAATTTAGTCGAGAAGGGCCACTACGGAGCGGATCAGATCAACTCTCGCATGCAGGAGATTGTCACTTTGTGGGAATCTCTGGTGCAAGCATCGGACAAGAAGGGTTGCAAGCTGCAAGAAGCATCTCAACAACAACAGTTTAATCGTACAGTTGAGGATATTGAACTGTGGTTGAGCGAAGTGGAAGGCCAGCTTATGTCCGAGGATTATGGTAAAGACCTAACCAGCGTGCAGAATCTGCAGAAGAAACACGGATTGTTAGAAGCTGACGTTATGGCCCATCAAGATCGTATTGAGGGAATTAAAGTCGCAGCGAACAAGTTCGTCGAAAGTGGTCACTTTGATGCGGACAACATTCGTAACAAGGAATCTGCTCTGTCCAAGCGATATGGAGCTCTCGCTACACCGATGGCTGAGCGAAAGCAGCGCTTGCTGGATTCGCTGCAGGTGCAGCAGCTGTTCCGCGATCTGGAAGACGAAGCAGCTTGGATCCGTGAGAAGGAGCCTGTTGCCGCTTCCACCAATCGCGGTCGCGATTTGATCGGTGTACAAAACTTGATCAAGAAGCATCAGGCCGTGTTGGCCGAGATCAACAACCACGAGAATCGTGTCGCAGGAGTCATTGCAAATGGTGAGCAAATGTTGACCGAGCAGCCTTTCGCTACCGAGGATATTAAACTACGTTTGGATGCTGTCAAGGATCaatggaattctttgaaggataAGGCCAATCAGCGAAAACAAGATCTAGAAGATTCGTTGCAGGCTCATCAGTACTTTGCCGATGCTAACGAGGCTGAGTCATGGATGCGCGAAAAGGAACCGATTGTTTCCAACCAGGATTACGGCAAGGACGAGGATTCGTCCGAAGCTCTATTGAAGAAACATGAAGCGTTGGTATCCGACTTGGAAGCTTTCGGTAACACAATTCAGGCTTTGCAAGAACAGGCCAAGAACTGCCGCCAACAGGAAACACCCGTCGTCGACATAACCGGAAAGGAATGCGTCATGGCTTTGTATGACTATACTGAGAAGTCTCCTCGTGAAGTGTCAATGAAGAAAGGAGACGTGTTGACGCTTTTGAACTCGAACAACAAGGACTGGTGGAAAGTTGAGGTCAACGATCGCCAGGGCTTCGTTCCAGCGGCATACATTAAGAAGATCGATCCTGGTCTAAGCGCCAGTCAGCAGAATTTAGTGGATGGTCACTCAATTTCTAAGCGCCAGGCTCAAATCAACAGCCAGTACGACAACTTGCTGGCCTTGGCTCGTGAGCGTCAGAACAAGCTGAATGAAACCGTGAAGGCGTATGTTTTGGTGCGTGAAGCAGCCGATTTGTCCGCTTGGATTCGCGATAAGGAAAGCCATGCTCAGATCAAGGATGTTGGAGAAGATCTTGAGGAAGTTGAAGTTATGCAGAAGAAGTTCGATGACTTCAATGATGATCTGAAGGCTAACGAAGTTCGTCTGGCCAAGCTGAATGAGATTGCCGTACAGTTGACTTCACTGGGTCAAACCGAAGCTGCATTGAAGATCAAAACCCAAATTCAGACCTTGAACGAGGAATGGGCAACTTTGCAGACGATTACCCAGGAACGGGCCAGCCAACTTGGATCGGCTCACGAGGTTCAACGCTTCCACCGTGACGTCGATGAAACTAAGGATTGGATCGGAGAAAAGGACACCGCTTTGACGAACGACGATCTTGGCAAGGATCTGCGTGGCGTACAAACTCTGCAACGCAAGCATGAAGGCTTAGAGCGTGACCTCGCTGCTCTGCGCGATAAGATTCGTCAACTGGATGAAACTGCCAATCGGCTCATGCAATCCCATCCGGAAACCGCCGAGCAGACCTACGCCAAGCAGAAGGAAATCAACGAAGAATGGCAGCAGGTCGTTGCCAAGACCCAGCAGCGCAAGGAGAAGTTGTTAGATTCGTACGATCTGCAGCGCTTCCTGAGCGACTATCGCGATCTGATGGCCTGGATCAGCTCGATGATGGGCTTGGTCACATCCGAGGAATTGGCCAACGATGTCACTGGGGCCGAAGCTTTGATCGAAAGGCATCAG AACCATCGTGCTGAAATTGATTTTCGTTACGGTATCCCGCAG GAACACCGTACCGAAGTGGATGCCCGCGCTGGAACGTTCGCTGCTTTTGACCAGTTTGGAGCTGAGTTACTGCAAGCTAATCATTATGCCTCACCCGAAATCCAGGAGAAGATTGAAAACCTGGCCAAGGCACGCGAGGACTTGGAACATGCCTGGACCGCTCGTCGTTTGCAGTTGGATCAGAATTTGGATCTGCAGTTGTACCTGCGTGATTGTGAGCAGGCCGAGAACTGGATGAGCGCCCGCGAAGCATTCCTGAATGCCGAAGAAGTCGACTCTAAAGGCGACAACGTGGAAGCTCTGATCAAGAAGCATGAAGATTTTGACAAGGCAATCAACGGTCATGAGGAGAAGATTGCCGCTCTGCAGGTGCTAGCTGATCAGCTGATTGCCCAGGAGCACTACGCCGGAAAGCTTATCGATGACAAGCGTGCCGATGTTCTGGACCGCTGGCGTCACTTGAAGGAAGATCTGATTGAGAAACGTTCTCGATTGGGAGATGAGCAGACGCTGCAGCAATTCTCACGCGATGCTGATGAGATTGAAAACTGGATCGCTGAAAAGTTGCAACTGGCCACGGAAGAGAGCTACAAGGATCCGGCCAACATTCAATCGAAGCATCAAAAGCACCAGGCCTTCGAAGCTGAGTTGGCCGCCAATGCCGATCGTATTCAGAGCGTCTTGGCTATGGGAAGCAACTTGATCGACAAGAATCAATGCAGCGGATCCGAAGATGCCGTTCAGAAGCGTTTAACTCAGATTGCTGATCAATGGGAATATCTGACGCAGAAGActacggagaaatccctgaagctgaAGGAAGCCAACAAGCAGCGCACGTACATTGCTGCTGTCAAGGATCTGGACTTCTGGTTAGGCGAAGTGGAAAGTCTTTTAACATCGGAAGATGCCGGAAAGGATTTGGCTTCCGTGcagaatttgatgaaaaaacatCAGCTTGTAGAAGCTGACATCCACGCCCATGAGGACCGTATCAAGGATATGAATGCGCAAGCTGACTCGTTGGTCGAAAGTGGTCAATTTGACAGTGCCGGTATCCAAGAAAAGCGTCAATCAATCAACGAGCGTTACGAACGTATCTGTAACTTGGCTGCCCACCGCCAAGCTCGGTTGAACGAAGCCAACACGCTGCATCAGTTCTTCCGTGACATTGCCGacgaggaatcctggattaaagAAAAGAAATTGCTGGTCGGCTCGGATGACTACGGTCGTGACTTGACCGGAGTTCAGAACCTGAAAAAGAAGCATAAGCGTCTGGAAGCTGAATTGGCCTCGCACGAACCTGCCATCCAGGCTGTTCAGGAAGCTGGTGAAAAGTTGATGGACGTTTCGAACCTGGGTGTTCCAGAAATCGAACAGCGTTTGAAGGCTCTGAACCAAGCCTGGGCTGAACTGAAGAGCTTGGCCGCCACTCGTGGTCAAAAACTGGATGAATCTCTTATTTATCAGCAGTTCCTGGCTAAGGTCGAAGAGGAGGAAGCTTGGATTACCGAGAAGCAGCAGCTGTTGTCGGTCGAAGACTACGGAGATTCGATGGCTGCTGTCCAGGGTCTCCTGAAGAAACACGACGCTTTCGAAACTGATTTCGCCGCTCACCGCGATCGCTGTGCGGACATTCATGACAACGGTCAAACTTTGGTGACCAACAACAATCATCACGGCGAAAGCATTTCGCAGCGTTGCACACAACTGGATAAGAAACTGGAGAATCTACAGGCGTTGGCCACTCGTCGCAAGAATGCTCTTCTGGACAACTTTGCCTACCTACAGTTCATGTGGAAGGCCGATGTGGTGGAGAGCTGGATTGCTGATAAGGAAAATCACGTCAAGTCGGAGGAGTTTGGACGTGATTTGTCCACTGTTCAAACACTATTGACGAAACAGGAGACATTCGATGCTG GTCTCTCTGCCTTCGAACAGGAAGGAATCCACAACATCACCGCCTTGAAGGACCAATTGATCAACGCCAATCACGCCCAATCGGCCGCCATTCTGAAGCGCCACGAAGATGTGTTGACCCGCTGGCAAAAACTGCGTGCCGATTCGGAGGCTCGCAAGTACCGCCTGTTGGCCATGCAGGAACAATTCCGTCAGATCGAAGACCTCTATCTGACATTTGCCAAGAAGGCTTCCGCTTTCAATTCGTGGTTCGAAAACGCCGAAGAAGATCTCACCGATCCGGTGCGGTGCAACTCGATCGAGGAAATCAAGGCCCTGCGTGAAGCTCACGCCCAGTTCCAGGCCTCGCTGTCGTCGGCCCAGTATGACTTCCAAGCGTTGGCCGATTTGGATCGCAAGATTAAGAGCTTCAACGTTGGTCCCAATCCGTACACGTGGTTCACCATGGAAGCGTTGGAAGATACCTGGCGTAATCTGCAAAAGATCATCGAAGAACGCGACGCTGAATTGGCCAAGGAAGTTCATCGCCAGGAAGAAAACGACAAGCTCCGCAAAGAGTTTGCTAAGCATGCTAACTTGTTCCACCAGTGGTTAACTGAAACTAG AACTTCTCTAATGGAAGGATCCGGTTCGTTGGAAGAGCAATTCGAAGCGCTCTGCCACAAAGCAAATGAAATTCGCGCTCGCCGTGGAGATCTGAAGAAGATTGAAGAACTGGGAGCCACCTTGGAAGAACATCTCATCTTGGACAACCGCTATACCGAACACTCAACAGTGGGCCTTGCACAGCAGTGGGATCAGCTTGATCAACTTGCCATGCGCATGCAGCACAATCTGAAGCAGCAGATCCAAGCCCGCAATCAATCTGGCGTCTCGGAAGACTCTCTCAAGGAATTCTCAATGATGTTCAAGCATTTCGACAAGGACAAGAGTGGCAAACTCAACCACCAAGAGTTCAAATCCTGCCTACGCGCCCTCGGTTACGATCTACCGATGGTAGAGGAAGGCCAGCCCGATCCGGAGTTCGAGGAAATCCTGAACGTAGTCGATCCAAACCGCGATGGACACGTTTCCCTGCAGGAGTATATCGCCTTCATGATTTCCAAGGAAACGGAGAACGTCCAAAGTTACGAGGAAATCGAGAACGCTTTCCGCGCTATCACCGCCTCCGACCGTCCTTACGTCACCAAGGATGAACTGTATTCC AACCTCACCAAGGACATGGCGGACTACTGCGTCCAGCGAATGAAACCGTTCAACGATCCGAAGACGGGACATCCCATCACCGGCGCCCTCGACTATGTGGAGTTTACGCGAACCCTGTTCCAAAACTAA